The following proteins are encoded in a genomic region of Reichenbachiella sp.:
- a CDS encoding ATP-binding protein, protein MRFFLISLTLFVHFSNNVLADSWQQAKADKKAELDLLWFTSRPFVQHNAKQELIGLEYELIETFGEYLQQKHQIELKLNWIKDKSFNNILTNINSSSKPNKFGVSAFSITEERKQQVKFTNSYLPDISVLVSSQGTPIVRDLEQVNELMNNMVAVTIKGTTYEKHLLQIKEELQMNYEIRYIDSDENLLDHISKSDHMFGFIDLPIYLIWIKNGRDLTRQNFFTIRGIGYGFILPQSSDWDIPFNEFLADENYKTKISSIISKYLGNELYQFIDSSYDREQLGTYILTKEKEIQLALIKNANLKLEEEKTYKRILLLGIGVVLLFLAVIMYLFYNNQKTTKLIIAQKDQIEIQQKDIRQKNEQLMNRNAQLLALNEDKNNLVNILAHDLRSPLNNILGLSGIMINESEKLSDDQKDYLDKIGVTANRMNQMITKILNPSTLENNNKEILKEEVNIDQLVEDLVSRYRPAAINKDIEIEVIKPLNNLTLETDHMLLFLVLENLLSNAVKFSPADTIVSLKVDKKESHIIFEVNDQGPGFTEEDKQLIFQRFQKLSAEPTGNESSTGLGLSIVKKYVKDLGGKVWLESEVGQGSSFFVSLNA, encoded by the coding sequence ATGCGCTTTTTTTTAATAAGTCTAACCTTATTCGTTCATTTTTCTAACAACGTTCTGGCTGATTCTTGGCAACAGGCCAAAGCAGACAAAAAGGCAGAATTAGATCTATTGTGGTTTACTTCCAGACCATTCGTCCAGCATAATGCTAAACAGGAATTGATTGGCCTTGAATATGAGTTGATCGAGACTTTTGGAGAATACTTACAGCAAAAACACCAAATAGAACTGAAGCTGAATTGGATCAAAGATAAAAGCTTCAATAATATTCTCACCAACATAAATTCCTCTTCTAAACCCAACAAATTTGGTGTATCGGCTTTTTCTATTACCGAGGAAAGAAAGCAACAAGTCAAATTCACAAACTCCTATCTGCCTGACATCAGCGTTCTTGTCTCTAGTCAAGGCACTCCTATAGTTCGTGACTTAGAGCAAGTCAACGAACTCATGAATAACATGGTGGCTGTTACCATAAAAGGTACTACTTATGAAAAACATCTCCTTCAAATAAAAGAAGAGCTTCAGATGAATTATGAGATTCGCTATATCGATAGTGACGAAAATCTACTGGATCATATAAGTAAATCCGATCACATGTTTGGCTTTATTGACTTACCCATTTATCTCATATGGATTAAAAATGGACGAGATCTTACCCGCCAAAATTTCTTCACGATCCGAGGAATTGGTTATGGTTTTATTTTGCCCCAGTCTAGCGATTGGGATATTCCATTCAATGAATTTCTTGCCGACGAAAATTATAAAACCAAAATATCCAGTATCATATCTAAGTATCTTGGTAATGAATTGTATCAATTCATCGATAGTTCGTATGACCGGGAACAACTGGGTACCTATATCCTAACTAAGGAAAAAGAGATTCAGTTGGCACTAATTAAGAATGCCAACCTTAAGCTAGAGGAAGAAAAAACTTACAAGCGAATTTTGCTTTTAGGTATTGGTGTAGTGCTACTCTTTTTAGCTGTCATTATGTATCTTTTTTACAACAACCAGAAAACAACAAAACTCATCATTGCTCAAAAAGATCAAATTGAAATTCAGCAAAAAGATATTAGACAAAAGAATGAACAATTGATGAACCGAAATGCTCAGTTGTTGGCGCTGAATGAGGATAAAAACAATCTAGTGAACATATTAGCACATGATTTGAGGTCTCCCTTAAATAATATTTTGGGACTCTCTGGCATCATGATCAATGAGAGTGAAAAATTAAGTGATGATCAAAAGGATTACCTAGACAAAATTGGAGTAACGGCTAACCGCATGAATCAAATGATTACCAAAATCCTTAATCCTAGCACTCTAGAAAACAACAACAAAGAAATCCTGAAAGAGGAAGTAAATATTGATCAGTTGGTTGAGGATCTTGTGTCCAGATATAGACCTGCAGCTATTAACAAGGACATCGAGATTGAAGTAATAAAGCCTTTGAACAATCTGACATTAGAAACTGATCATATGCTGCTGTTTCTCGTACTTGAGAATTTACTTTCCAATGCAGTCAAGTTTTCACCTGCTGATACCATTGTATCGTTGAAAGTCGACAAAAAAGAAAGCCATATTATATTCGAAGTAAATGATCAAGGACCTGGATTTACCGAGGAAGATAAACAACTAATATTCCAACGATTTCAAAAACTTAGTGCCGAACCTACAGGCAATGAATCTTCCACGGGACTAGGATTATCTATCGTAAAAAAATACGTGAAAGATCTGGGAGGAAAAGTTTGGCTTGAATCAGAAGTTGGGCAGGGCAGCAGTTTTTTTGTAAGTCTCAACGCCTAA
- the ettA gene encoding energy-dependent translational throttle protein EttA, with product MSDEKIIFSMAGVNKIYPPQKQVLKNIYLSFFYGAKIGVLGLNGSGKSSLLKIIAGIDKEYQGEVVSSSEYSVGLLEQEPQLDPSKTVKQVVEEGVQEIVDLLQKFEDINAKFADPEVLDNPDAMDKLIQDQAVVQEKLDATNAWELDSKLERAMDALRTPPGDAKIENLSGGEKRRVALCRLLLQEPDVLLLDEPTNHLDAESVLWLEQHLNQYKGTVIAVTHDRYFLDNVAGWILELDRGEGIPWKGNYSSWLDQKQKRLAQEEKTESKRQKTLERELEWVRMTPKGRQAKGKARLAAYDKLAGQDANERESKLELYIPPGPRLGDKVIEVEGVSKAFGDKLLYENLTFSLPQAGIVGIVGPNGAGKTTLFNMITGKEKPDSGSFDIGSTVQIAYVDQEHDDLDPNKSVWEVISEGNELIELGGKQMNSRAYVSKFNFGGSDQGKKVSALSGGERNRVHLAMTLKQGANLLLLDEPTNDLDVNTLRALEEALENFAGCAVIISHDRWFLDRVCTHTLAFEGDSQVYFFDGPFSAYEENRMKRQGNVEPKRIKYKKLQ from the coding sequence ATGAGCGACGAAAAAATCATCTTTTCAATGGCTGGTGTAAACAAGATTTACCCACCCCAAAAGCAAGTACTCAAAAACATCTACCTCTCTTTTTTTTATGGAGCTAAAATTGGTGTTTTAGGTCTCAATGGCTCTGGAAAGTCGTCGCTACTTAAAATCATTGCCGGTATTGACAAAGAATATCAAGGCGAGGTGGTTTCTTCCAGCGAATATAGTGTAGGACTTCTCGAACAAGAACCACAACTAGACCCTTCCAAAACGGTTAAACAAGTGGTAGAAGAAGGTGTGCAAGAGATTGTAGATCTTTTACAGAAATTCGAGGACATTAATGCCAAATTTGCAGACCCAGAAGTGCTAGATAATCCTGATGCTATGGATAAGCTTATTCAAGATCAGGCGGTGGTACAAGAAAAATTGGATGCGACCAATGCCTGGGAATTGGATAGTAAGTTGGAACGTGCCATGGATGCATTAAGAACTCCGCCTGGAGATGCCAAAATCGAAAACCTCTCTGGTGGTGAAAAAAGAAGAGTAGCGCTTTGTCGTTTATTATTACAAGAGCCCGATGTATTGTTATTAGATGAACCTACCAACCACTTGGATGCCGAATCGGTACTTTGGCTGGAGCAACATTTAAATCAGTACAAAGGCACAGTAATCGCCGTGACTCACGATAGATACTTCCTCGACAATGTAGCTGGATGGATATTAGAATTGGATCGTGGCGAAGGCATTCCATGGAAAGGCAATTATTCCTCCTGGTTAGATCAGAAACAAAAACGACTAGCCCAAGAAGAGAAAACAGAGTCCAAAAGACAGAAGACGCTGGAGCGAGAGCTTGAGTGGGTAAGAATGACTCCAAAGGGTCGTCAGGCCAAAGGAAAGGCGAGGTTGGCAGCCTATGATAAGCTTGCTGGTCAGGATGCCAATGAAAGAGAAAGCAAACTAGAACTTTACATCCCACCTGGACCGAGATTGGGTGACAAAGTCATCGAAGTAGAAGGAGTATCAAAGGCATTTGGTGACAAATTGCTCTATGAAAACCTTACGTTTTCTTTACCACAAGCAGGAATTGTAGGAATCGTAGGACCAAACGGAGCAGGTAAAACTACCCTGTTCAATATGATCACCGGAAAAGAGAAACCAGATAGCGGTTCGTTTGATATAGGTTCTACGGTTCAGATCGCCTACGTGGATCAAGAGCATGATGATTTAGATCCGAATAAATCTGTTTGGGAAGTTATTTCTGAAGGCAATGAATTGATTGAACTTGGCGGCAAACAAATGAACTCTCGGGCTTATGTGAGTAAATTCAACTTTGGTGGGTCTGATCAGGGCAAAAAAGTAAGTGCATTATCAGGCGGTGAGCGAAACAGAGTCCATCTCGCCATGACACTTAAGCAAGGAGCCAACTTACTCCTTCTTGATGAACCAACAAACGATTTGGATGTAAACACCTTACGAGCACTTGAGGAAGCTCTGGAAAACTTCGCAGGGTGCGCTGTTATCATTAGTCACGACAGATGGTTTTTAGATAGAGTATGCACGCATACATTAGCCTTCGAGGGTGACAGTCAGGTGTATTTCTTTGACGGTCCATTCTCTGCTTATGAAGAAAATCGAATGAAGCGCCAGGGAAATGTAGAGCCTAAGAGGATCAAGTACAAGAAACTACAATAG
- a CDS encoding DUF349 domain-containing protein translates to MEIPFGHVENNTLFRSAFGQVAALQLKEVKEGELEAAVAYFTTRFDKLKLKLEEIEEKINSQSNKGSFLSSLQNIEDSIPTHDGLGDYQTLLDRIGPLKSLLEDYVQKNRAKNTEIKQALLLELDAILANNDQEEAFEQIKDLKSRWLKTGSADQSVRAELEEKFKSGVDGFFEKRNAFTEDKKMLVKARLDEYQGIIAEIKSFIEKKDYQSSVDRVKELQKQWKDVGRIPENEFKTVNDTYWKVTQDYFDKQKKRRSSERKLKAKDEKQSLKAKQEILNELKSLVQNAFGSEVKAFDALKTKWKNSGHVSKKAHPEVHESFIQLSREWQERQFVWNLTHKKNKGFAKKDEKSQLKDLTRVIRDLLHRDETELKSFNENMGNMHINKGSFVDMLNDKLKTQKEKVALKKNLLKECQDKIKQL, encoded by the coding sequence GTGGAAATACCATTCGGTCACGTAGAAAATAATACGCTCTTTCGATCAGCTTTTGGTCAAGTAGCGGCACTCCAGTTAAAAGAAGTCAAAGAGGGTGAATTAGAAGCAGCTGTCGCTTATTTCACTACACGATTTGATAAGTTAAAACTAAAACTGGAGGAGATAGAAGAGAAGATTAATTCGCAGAGCAATAAAGGATCCTTTCTATCCAGCCTTCAAAATATTGAAGACTCCATTCCAACGCATGATGGATTGGGTGATTATCAGACTCTGTTGGATAGAATAGGTCCACTGAAATCACTATTAGAGGACTATGTCCAGAAGAACAGAGCTAAAAACACGGAGATTAAGCAGGCTTTGCTCTTAGAGTTAGATGCCATCTTGGCTAATAATGATCAAGAAGAGGCATTTGAGCAAATAAAGGATTTGAAATCCAGATGGCTAAAAACAGGTAGTGCTGATCAGTCTGTAAGAGCTGAATTAGAAGAAAAATTTAAGTCTGGTGTAGATGGTTTCTTTGAAAAAAGAAATGCTTTCACAGAAGATAAGAAAATGTTGGTGAAGGCTCGATTGGATGAGTATCAAGGCATCATAGCTGAAATCAAATCCTTTATTGAGAAGAAAGACTATCAGTCAAGTGTGGATAGAGTAAAAGAGCTTCAGAAACAGTGGAAAGACGTTGGTCGCATTCCAGAAAACGAATTCAAGACAGTCAACGACACTTATTGGAAGGTTACGCAAGATTACTTTGATAAACAAAAGAAAAGAAGGAGCTCAGAGCGTAAATTAAAAGCCAAAGACGAAAAACAAAGTTTAAAAGCTAAACAAGAAATTCTGAATGAGCTTAAATCGCTTGTGCAAAATGCATTTGGAAGTGAGGTAAAGGCTTTTGATGCGCTGAAAACAAAATGGAAAAACAGCGGGCATGTTTCAAAGAAGGCTCATCCAGAAGTTCATGAGTCCTTTATACAGCTTTCTAGAGAATGGCAGGAGAGACAGTTTGTTTGGAACCTGACGCATAAGAAAAATAAGGGCTTCGCGAAGAAGGATGAGAAGAGTCAATTGAAGGATCTAACAAGAGTGATAAGAGACTTGCTGCACAGAGACGAGACGGAGCTCAAATCTTTTAATGAGAACATGGGGAATATGCATATCAACAAGGGCTCTTTCGTAGATATGCTAAACGACAAGCTCAAAACCCAAAAAGAAAAAGTAGCGCTGAAAAAAAATCTCTTGAAAGAATGTCAAGATAAAATAAAACAACTCTAA
- a CDS encoding DUF2795 domain-containing protein: MYWTLELASYLEDAPWPASKDELIDYSIRSGAPLEVVENLQELEEDGHPFETIEEIWPDYPTKEDFFFNEDEY, encoded by the coding sequence ATGTATTGGACATTAGAATTAGCATCGTATTTGGAGGACGCACCTTGGCCGGCTTCAAAAGATGAATTGATTGATTATTCCATTCGATCAGGGGCTCCTTTGGAAGTGGTTGAGAACTTGCAAGAGTTGGAGGAAGACGGACATCCTTTTGAGACAATTGAAGAGATTTGGCCTGATTACCCAACGAAGGAAGACTTCTTCTTTAACGAAGACGAGTACTAA
- a CDS encoding 2-C-methyl-D-erythritol 4-phosphate cytidylyltransferase, with translation MKNYAVIVAGGSGSRMQASQPKQFLELDGKPILMHTLEAFANCQLDMHIILVLPANHIDTWQKLVNLLQFKTAHQITLGGATRFDSVQNGLNEIKGNGIVAIHDGARPLISSDVIHRTVNQAKKSGNGIAAVQVKDSIRQIKNDQSQAVDRNQFYSVQTPQTFDVDLIKKAFNQSQSNQFTDDASVIEAFGEKVNLVEGSYDNLKITTPEDLIIADSILKRRK, from the coding sequence ATGAAAAATTATGCTGTAATAGTAGCAGGAGGCTCAGGTAGCAGAATGCAAGCCAGTCAACCCAAGCAGTTTTTGGAGTTGGATGGCAAACCGATACTGATGCATACTTTGGAAGCGTTTGCCAATTGTCAGCTTGACATGCACATCATATTGGTTTTGCCGGCTAATCACATAGATACCTGGCAGAAGTTGGTCAATTTACTTCAATTTAAAACAGCACACCAAATCACTCTAGGCGGAGCCACCCGATTCGATTCCGTCCAAAACGGGCTCAATGAAATTAAAGGAAATGGAATTGTAGCCATACATGACGGAGCTAGGCCTCTCATATCATCTGACGTCATACATAGAACCGTAAATCAAGCTAAGAAGTCAGGCAATGGCATTGCAGCAGTACAAGTGAAGGATTCTATCCGCCAGATAAAGAACGATCAAAGTCAGGCTGTCGATCGAAATCAATTCTATTCAGTCCAAACTCCACAGACCTTCGATGTCGATTTGATAAAAAAAGCTTTTAACCAAAGTCAATCTAATCAGTTTACCGATGACGCTAGTGTGATAGAAGCTTTTGGGGAAAAGGTGAATTTAGTAGAAGGAAGTTATGATAACCTCAAAATCACTACGCCAGAAGACCTAATTATTGCTGATTCAATACTAAAAAGGAGAAAATAA
- the queA gene encoding tRNA preQ1(34) S-adenosylmethionine ribosyltransferase-isomerase QueA encodes MKLSEFKFDLPPGLLALYPTENRDESRLMVVHKDTGEIEHKVFKDLISYLDEGDSVILNDTKVFPARLYGNKEKTGAKIEVFLLRELNKELHLWDVLVDPARKIRVGNKLYFGEGDLVAEVIDNTTSRGRTIRFLFDGTDEEFYKSIDELGETPLPKEIARKTEPEDRERFQTIYADKVGAVAAPTAGIHFTRQMLKRLELQGVDTKAITLHLGLGTFRPVDVEDLTKHKMDSENYIVPEDTATLVNKVLDDKKKVCAIGTTVLRALESSVSANGRLKANEGWTDKFIFPPYDFKIVKSLVTNFHLPESTLLMNAAAFGGFDLIMEAYQVAIKEKYRFFSYGDAMLII; translated from the coding sequence ATGAAATTATCAGAATTCAAATTTGACCTCCCACCAGGATTGCTAGCGCTTTATCCTACTGAAAACCGTGACGAGTCTCGATTGATGGTCGTGCACAAGGATACCGGGGAGATCGAGCATAAAGTATTCAAAGATTTAATCAGTTATTTAGACGAAGGCGACAGCGTAATCTTAAACGACACTAAAGTATTTCCTGCGCGTCTTTATGGGAACAAGGAAAAAACTGGCGCAAAGATCGAAGTATTTCTTTTGAGAGAGCTCAACAAAGAACTTCACCTTTGGGATGTGTTGGTAGACCCTGCTAGAAAAATCAGAGTAGGTAACAAGCTATATTTTGGCGAAGGTGATTTGGTTGCAGAAGTAATCGACAACACCACTTCTAGAGGCAGAACGATCCGATTCCTTTTTGATGGGACTGATGAAGAGTTCTACAAGTCTATTGACGAATTGGGCGAAACCCCGCTACCAAAAGAAATTGCTAGGAAAACAGAGCCGGAAGATAGAGAAAGATTCCAAACCATCTATGCTGATAAGGTTGGTGCTGTAGCTGCCCCTACAGCTGGTATTCACTTCACCAGACAAATGCTTAAGAGATTGGAGCTTCAAGGTGTTGATACGAAGGCGATCACTTTACATTTAGGCTTAGGAACCTTCAGACCTGTGGACGTAGAAGATTTGACCAAACACAAAATGGATTCGGAGAACTACATCGTTCCGGAAGACACAGCGACTTTGGTAAATAAGGTACTGGACGATAAGAAAAAGGTTTGCGCAATAGGCACTACGGTACTTAGAGCACTTGAATCTTCAGTTTCTGCCAATGGTAGATTGAAAGCCAATGAAGGATGGACCGACAAGTTCATCTTCCCTCCTTACGATTTCAAAATCGTTAAGTCATTGGTGACAAATTTCCACTTGCCTGAATCCACACTACTGATGAATGCAGCTGCATTTGGTGGATTTGACTTGATCATGGAAGCTTATCAAGTAGCTATTAAAGAGAAATACAGATTCTTCAGCTATGGTGATGCCATGTTGATTATCTAA
- a CDS encoding ABC transporter permease, translating to MNMMRTVLSFLGVTIGIFAIISVFTLVDSLQRNINNSLNFLGADNIILEKWPYQFGGSFYPWWKYYQRPNPDYEEFKYLQTNLVNHDGLAIYAYKTNITAKQKSSSSSGLNMIGVSYGYKDINDLQLQTGRYFSIQETENASNVALIGQRAATELFPFQSPLGQMVKIKGTKFRVIGVIEEEGEALLDTPSNDDNILIPYKTLSKFYLVSKHKGLGSSINIKGMADDPGQERLEGELTGLMRKKRGLKPKEDNNFAMNRPEAFATFLSQVFNVLNIAGWIIGSFSILVGGFGIANIMFVSVRERTNIIGIQKSLGAKNNFILYQFLFESIFLSLFGGMFGIFLVYLLTFMDLGSLELIMNLKNILIGLGVSVVIGVISGIVPAGLAAKMDPVIAIRS from the coding sequence ATGAATATGATGAGGACGGTCTTATCCTTCTTGGGAGTAACGATTGGCATTTTTGCCATTATTTCGGTCTTCACATTAGTGGACTCATTGCAACGTAATATCAATAACAGTTTGAATTTTCTTGGGGCAGATAATATCATCCTTGAGAAATGGCCGTACCAGTTTGGAGGTAGCTTTTATCCCTGGTGGAAGTATTACCAAAGACCTAATCCGGATTATGAGGAGTTTAAGTATCTACAGACCAACTTAGTTAATCATGATGGATTGGCTATTTATGCCTACAAAACAAATATTACGGCCAAGCAGAAGAGTAGCAGCAGTTCAGGGTTGAATATGATTGGAGTGTCCTATGGATATAAGGATATCAATGATTTGCAGTTGCAAACTGGTAGGTATTTCAGTATTCAGGAAACTGAAAATGCGAGTAATGTGGCCCTAATTGGTCAACGAGCTGCAACAGAATTGTTTCCATTTCAATCCCCACTTGGCCAAATGGTAAAAATTAAAGGCACAAAGTTTAGAGTGATAGGTGTCATTGAGGAAGAAGGTGAGGCTTTATTGGATACACCCAGTAATGATGATAATATCTTGATACCTTATAAAACGTTAAGCAAATTCTACCTAGTTAGTAAGCACAAAGGATTAGGTTCTTCTATAAACATAAAGGGAATGGCTGATGATCCGGGTCAAGAACGATTGGAAGGAGAACTCACCGGTCTGATGCGTAAAAAGAGAGGACTGAAGCCAAAAGAAGACAATAACTTTGCAATGAATCGACCAGAGGCCTTTGCCACTTTTTTAAGTCAAGTGTTTAATGTGCTGAATATTGCGGGTTGGATTATTGGTAGTTTTTCTATTCTGGTTGGCGGTTTTGGAATAGCTAACATCATGTTTGTGTCAGTTAGAGAACGCACGAATATAATTGGTATCCAAAAGTCGCTAGGGGCAAAGAATAACTTTATTCTTTATCAGTTTTTGTTTGAATCTATCTTTCTGAGCTTGTTTGGAGGAATGTTCGGTATCTTTTTGGTTTATCTGTTAACATTTATGGACTTGGGTTCGCTGGAACTAATTATGAATTTGAAAAATATCCTGATTGGATTGGGTGTCTCGGTGGTCATAGGAGTAATTTCAGGTATTGTTCCTGCTGGTTTGGCGGCAAAAATGGATCCGGTCATTGCCATTCGGTCATAA
- the pth gene encoding aminoacyl-tRNA hydrolase, giving the protein MKYLIAGLGNIGPEYELTRHNIGFLVLDRLAESQGARFEHTKLANKCEFKYKGRTIHLIKPTTYMNLSGKAVNYWMQDLKISKENILVITDDIALPHGSLRMRAKGSNAGHNGLKNIDEQTGGNNYARLKFGIGNDFHKGQQVDYVLSQFSKEQLENLPFDMDKACDMVLSFCTIGISRTMNQFND; this is encoded by the coding sequence ATGAAATATCTCATAGCAGGCCTTGGCAATATTGGTCCAGAGTATGAACTCACTCGTCACAATATTGGTTTTTTGGTACTTGATCGATTGGCGGAATCGCAAGGTGCCAGATTTGAACATACCAAGTTGGCCAACAAATGTGAATTTAAATACAAAGGAAGAACGATCCACTTAATCAAACCTACCACTTATATGAACTTAAGTGGAAAGGCCGTTAACTACTGGATGCAAGACCTTAAAATAAGTAAGGAGAATATACTCGTCATCACCGACGACATTGCGCTCCCCCATGGCAGTCTTCGAATGAGAGCCAAAGGCAGTAATGCCGGCCATAATGGACTAAAAAACATTGACGAACAAACGGGAGGCAATAACTATGCTCGATTAAAATTTGGCATAGGCAATGACTTTCACAAGGGTCAGCAAGTAGATTATGTGTTGAGTCAATTCTCGAAAGAACAACTAGAAAATCTGCCTTTTGACATGGATAAAGCCTGCGATATGGTGCTATCATTTTGTACCATAGGGATATCCAGAACAATGAACCAGTTTAACGACTGA
- a CDS encoding 50S ribosomal protein L25/general stress protein Ctc, translating into MKTIEIVGYKRANLGKSEAKSLRAEGQVPCVIYGGEEQIHFYAPAILFRELVYTSEAHFVKVNVEGAEYDCIMQDIQFHPVSEMILHVDFLQWFTGKAIKMDIPVHLTGVSKGVSNGGTLIHKRRLLSIKALPKNMPEHIDLDITALDFGKAIKVSDVITDNFEILDTPQASIAVVEVPRALRGKSADELEGEGEEGAEGEEAAEGAEAPAAE; encoded by the coding sequence ATGAAAACTATAGAGATTGTAGGGTATAAAAGAGCGAATCTCGGCAAATCAGAAGCGAAAAGTCTTCGTGCCGAGGGTCAAGTACCATGTGTAATTTACGGTGGCGAAGAACAAATTCACTTCTACGCACCAGCGATTCTTTTCAGAGAATTGGTGTATACTTCTGAAGCGCACTTTGTAAAAGTGAATGTTGAAGGCGCTGAGTATGACTGTATCATGCAGGATATCCAGTTTCACCCAGTAAGTGAAATGATTTTGCACGTAGACTTCTTGCAGTGGTTTACTGGCAAGGCTATCAAAATGGACATTCCAGTTCACTTGACAGGTGTTTCAAAAGGTGTTTCTAATGGAGGAACCCTGATCCACAAAAGAAGATTATTGTCTATCAAAGCATTGCCTAAGAATATGCCTGAGCATATTGATCTTGACATTACTGCACTTGATTTTGGTAAAGCAATCAAAGTAAGCGATGTAATCACCGACAACTTCGAAATTCTTGATACTCCACAAGCATCTATTGCGGTAGTTGAAGTACCTAGAGCATTGAGAGGTAAGTCTGCAGACGAATTAGAAGGTGAAGGCGAAGAAGGAGCTGAAGGCGAAGAGGCAGCAGAAGGAGCTGAGGCACCTGCAGCTGAATAA